The following proteins come from a genomic window of Dreissena polymorpha isolate Duluth1 chromosome 1, UMN_Dpol_1.0, whole genome shotgun sequence:
- the LOC127860188 gene encoding uncharacterized protein LOC127860188 isoform X1, with translation MDSASTAIRKSYRALPTENNIDSSFVKDPDKIKSLILKDNAYHVPQTVRGTPPYWKKCMYKHCRSKTFGIFTFFLTLSDLKWADTLDAILRQQGRQLDNEQIENLSWEEKTLLRSNPVTTARPFDHRLNCFFNDILFGSAQPLGKITHYSYRIEFHQRGSPHAHCVLWVENAPKATDSNEEIADFIDEYITCKIPSQEDEPDLHNFETTVQKHHHTYTCWKKSTICRFHFPKLPSPYTLIACALEYDDLVFKAATLETAADILTNIHYTLQDDKDNKFESLDELLKKTQMTLKQYVYDLSITKRGKTVVLQRQIDEIWINPYNPSLLLA, from the coding sequence ATTGATTCCAGTTTTGTAAAAGACCCAGATAAGATAAAATCACTAATTCTCAAAGACAACGCTTACCACGTTCCACAGACTGTTCGTGGGACACCACCCTACTGGAAGAAATGTATGTACAAACATTGCCGCAGTAAAACATTTGGAATTTTCACATTTTTCCTGACACTTTCTGATCTCAAATGGGCCGACACACTAGATGCAATTTTGCGACAGCAAGGAAGACAACTTGATAATGAACAAATTGAAAATTTATCATGGGAAGAGAAAACATTATTACGTTCAAACCCAGTTACCACAGCAAGACCTTTTGACCATAGACTAAACTGCTTTTTCAATGACATTTTGTTCGGCTCAGCACAGCCACTTGGTAAGATAACTCATTACTCATATAGGATAGAATTTCATCAGCGTGGATCACCCCATGCACACTGTGTACTTTGGGTAGAAAATGCTCCCAAAGCCACCGATTCAAACGAAGAGATTGCTGATTTCATTGACGAGTACATAACGTGCAAGATACCATCACAAGAAGATGAACCAGATCTTCACAATTTTGAAACTACTGTGCAAAAGCATCACCATACCTACACTTGTTGGAAAAAGAGTACAATTTGCCGCTTTCACTTCCCAAAGCTGCCTTCTCCTTACACATTGATAGCTTGCGCTTTGGAATATGATGATCTTGTCTTTAAAGCAGCTACCTTGGAAACAGCCGCAGATATCCTCACAAATATACATTACACATTGCAGGATGACAAGGACAACAAGTTTGAGTCATTAGATGAATTACTTAAGAAGACACAGATGACTCTCAAACAGTATGTGTATGATCTGTCCATAACCAAAAGGGGAAAAACAGTCGTACTGCAAAGACAGATAGATGAAATTTGGATCAACCCATACAACCCTTCTCTTCTACTTGCTTGA